A section of the Terriglobales bacterium genome encodes:
- a CDS encoding DUF2207 domain-containing protein: MNRTSLKSLRGLFFLCVVLLAIPAYARDWRISDFAATYSVDKTGGVFVIERITFVFIGSFQGIYRTIPVEYPGPRGTNYSLFLKVASVTDDQGRSLKYESKREGAYRKLKVYIPGAQDTSKTIVISYSAPNATRFFDDHNEFYWNVTGNDWPVPIDHATAFVQFPQTAASGLRAQAFTGVYGSHDQEAEATVEGAQVRFEITNPLPMRGGLTIDIYMPKGAVEQPGALTRANWFIRGNPGIFIPIWAFVVMFLFWYYKGRDPDPGLSVAPMYEPPKGLTPAEVGTLVDDRTDPRDITSTLVDLAVKGYVRIRETKQEGFFFDSKDYEFDLLKPSSEFSKLSSHEQVMLTNLFGGGSQTTLSSLKNRFYTALPVMRQDIKAQLKAKGMYLVDPDSAHALTIFAVILIAAPFAALQFLGAISLFDSPTVTIGGGILALIFVLIFGRNMSAKTILGGRTRVHILGLQEFMNRVDKDRLQRMPPDTFEKFLPFAMALGVEQRWAQAFAGIMQNPPTWYQPYGGYSGMNFNSMMFTHNMSRLTSEAQNVFVSAPRSSSSGSGFGGGGFSSGGGFSGGGFGGGGGGAF, translated from the coding sequence ATGAACAGAACATCTCTAAAGAGCCTTCGTGGGCTCTTTTTTCTTTGTGTCGTTCTTTTGGCAATACCGGCCTACGCCCGCGACTGGCGTATCTCCGATTTTGCCGCCACCTACTCAGTCGACAAGACAGGCGGCGTCTTTGTAATCGAGCGGATCACGTTTGTTTTCATCGGATCTTTCCAGGGTATCTATCGCACCATCCCCGTGGAATATCCAGGTCCGCGGGGAACAAATTACTCGCTCTTTCTGAAGGTGGCCAGCGTCACCGACGATCAGGGCCGCTCGCTAAAATACGAATCGAAGCGAGAGGGAGCCTACCGTAAGCTGAAGGTCTACATTCCCGGTGCTCAAGACACTTCGAAAACCATCGTCATTTCCTATTCAGCGCCAAACGCCACTCGTTTCTTCGACGATCACAACGAGTTCTACTGGAACGTAACTGGAAACGACTGGCCTGTTCCCATCGACCATGCGACTGCTTTCGTGCAGTTTCCGCAAACGGCTGCGTCAGGACTTCGTGCCCAGGCTTTCACCGGCGTCTACGGCTCACATGATCAGGAAGCCGAAGCCACCGTGGAAGGCGCGCAGGTCCGCTTCGAGATCACCAATCCGCTGCCCATGCGTGGCGGACTGACCATCGACATCTACATGCCGAAGGGCGCGGTCGAACAACCGGGAGCGCTCACGCGCGCCAACTGGTTCATTCGAGGGAATCCCGGAATCTTCATCCCCATCTGGGCCTTCGTTGTGATGTTTCTGTTCTGGTACTACAAAGGCCGGGATCCAGATCCAGGCCTTTCGGTGGCGCCCATGTATGAGCCTCCCAAGGGACTTACGCCCGCGGAGGTCGGCACCCTTGTGGATGATCGCACCGACCCGCGGGACATCACCTCGACCTTGGTCGATCTCGCTGTTAAGGGATACGTCCGCATTCGCGAGACCAAACAGGAGGGCTTCTTCTTCGACTCAAAGGACTACGAGTTCGACCTGCTCAAGCCATCTTCGGAATTCTCGAAGCTCAGTTCGCACGAGCAGGTTATGTTGACGAATTTGTTCGGAGGCGGTTCGCAGACCACCCTTTCAAGTCTCAAGAATCGGTTTTACACCGCTCTCCCGGTGATGCGGCAGGACATCAAGGCACAGCTGAAAGCCAAAGGTATGTACCTGGTTGATCCGGACTCCGCGCATGCGCTTACGATTTTCGCCGTGATCCTGATCGCGGCACCGTTTGCCGCATTGCAGTTCCTGGGTGCGATTTCGCTGTTTGATTCACCCACGGTGACTATCGGCGGGGGTATTCTCGCCCTTATTTTTGTCCTTATCTTCGGGCGGAACATGAGTGCTAAAACGATCCTGGGCGGACGGACCCGAGTTCACATTTTGGGTCTGCAGGAGTTTATGAACCGCGTGGACAAGGACCGTTTACAGCGTATGCCACCGGACACCTTTGAGAAGTTCCTGCCCTTCGCCATGGCGCTCGGCGTGGAACAGCGATGGGCGCAGGCCTTCGCCGGCATCATGCAGAATCCGCCGACCTGGTATCAGCCATACGGTGGCTACTCGGGAATGAACTTCAACTCCATGATGTTCACCCACAACATGAGTCGCCTGACGTCGGAGGCGCAGAACGTCTTCGTCTCCGCTCCTCGATCCAGCAGCAGCGGCTCCGGATTTGGCGGCGGCGGCTTCAGCTCCGGAGGAGGTTTCAGCGGGGGTGGGTTCGGCGGCGGCGGCGGCGGAGCCTTCTAG
- a CDS encoding phage holin family protein produces the protein MNSNIHYIDEHERTANGRSIGATVNEAKEEFKRFAETRLAMLQAEMREKIANLKSSAPLLVIGGLLAATAFLVLTAGLVALVYTFFAGSLYATFLACVIVGVVYAIFGGAALFMGYRSITEKGLVPERTIKVLRDDKVWLQNEARTQL, from the coding sequence ATGAACTCGAATATTCACTACATTGACGAACATGAACGCACCGCGAACGGTCGCTCCATCGGTGCGACCGTGAACGAAGCCAAGGAAGAATTTAAGCGATTCGCGGAAACCCGCTTGGCGATGCTTCAAGCCGAGATGCGCGAGAAGATCGCCAATCTTAAATCGTCGGCACCTCTGCTGGTAATCGGCGGGTTACTCGCAGCCACCGCATTCCTGGTACTGACGGCGGGGCTTGTGGCGCTGGTGTACACGTTCTTTGCCGGCTCGCTGTATGCCACATTCCTCGCTTGCGTGATCGTGGGCGTTGTATATGCGATCTTCGGCGGTGCCGCACTGTTCATGGGCTACCGCAGCATTACCGAAAAGGGACTCGTGCCAGAACGGACCATCAAGGTGCTGAGAGATGACAAAGTCTGGCTACAGAACGAAGCGAGGACTCAGTTATGA
- the typA gene encoding translational GTPase TypA, whose amino-acid sequence MSKGIRNIAIIAHVDHGKTTLVDAMLRQSGIFRANEAVVERVMDSNDLERERGITILAKNTAVFYHDYKINIVDTPGHSDFGGEVERALKMVDGVMLLVDASEGPLPQTRYVLSKALEAKLPPILVINKIDRPDARAQEVLNEVYDLFIDLDAAEDQLDFPVLYTNGKLGTATTDLAKPGEDLQPLFEAIVKTIPEPQGTIDGPLQILVANLDYSDYLGRLAIARVFNGTMKAGEEVSIAKVDGSFQNTKITKLFSFNGLKRVDVSETELGDIVAVAGVAGITIGETITNVENPAPLPHISIDEPTIAMQFSVNTSPFAGREGQYVTSRNLRERLDKELLTNVSLRVEEGSSPDTFKVLGRGELQLSILIEMMRREGYELAVSKPEIVTKRIDGKLMEPVEHLTIDIPEEFVGVVIEKLGMRKAEMQKMHNHGYGRVRMEFRVPSRGLIGLRSEMLTDTRGTIVMNSLFDGYTEWQGEIPHRLTGALVADRPGTTTAYALYNLQERGELFIGPGVDVYEGMIIGENSRDNDLDVNAVKEKKLTNMRSSTADEAIRLVPFRPLNLEQAIEFIADDEFVEVTPKSLRLRKKILQSNRRPRKNVAPEGVEVK is encoded by the coding sequence TTGAGTAAGGGAATTCGCAACATCGCCATCATTGCCCACGTTGACCACGGCAAGACAACGCTGGTCGACGCTATGCTTCGCCAGAGCGGGATTTTCCGCGCCAACGAGGCCGTTGTCGAGCGCGTCATGGACTCGAACGATCTCGAACGCGAACGAGGCATCACCATTCTGGCCAAGAACACCGCCGTCTTCTACCACGATTACAAGATCAACATCGTGGACACGCCCGGCCACTCCGATTTCGGCGGGGAAGTGGAGCGCGCGCTCAAGATGGTGGATGGCGTGATGTTGCTGGTGGACGCCAGTGAAGGTCCGCTGCCGCAGACGCGTTACGTGCTCAGCAAGGCGTTGGAAGCCAAGCTGCCGCCCATCCTTGTGATCAACAAAATCGACCGCCCGGATGCTCGCGCGCAGGAAGTACTGAACGAAGTCTACGACCTTTTCATTGATCTTGACGCTGCGGAAGACCAACTCGACTTCCCGGTCCTCTATACGAACGGAAAACTCGGAACCGCAACGACGGATCTCGCCAAGCCCGGCGAAGATCTGCAGCCCTTGTTTGAGGCGATCGTAAAAACTATTCCGGAGCCCCAGGGCACAATCGATGGTCCGCTGCAAATCCTGGTCGCGAATCTGGACTACTCGGATTACCTTGGCCGTCTGGCGATCGCACGCGTTTTCAACGGGACCATGAAGGCGGGCGAAGAAGTCTCCATCGCCAAAGTCGATGGCTCATTTCAGAATACAAAGATCACTAAGCTGTTTTCTTTCAACGGGCTCAAGCGGGTCGATGTGAGCGAAACCGAGTTGGGGGATATCGTCGCCGTCGCCGGTGTCGCGGGGATTACGATCGGTGAAACGATCACCAACGTCGAAAATCCCGCGCCCCTGCCGCATATCAGCATCGACGAACCAACAATCGCGATGCAGTTCTCGGTGAACACTTCGCCTTTCGCCGGCAGGGAAGGGCAGTACGTCACGTCACGAAATCTGCGCGAACGGCTTGACAAGGAATTGCTCACCAACGTCTCGCTGCGCGTGGAAGAAGGGTCGTCTCCTGACACCTTTAAGGTGCTGGGCCGCGGCGAACTCCAACTCTCCATCCTGATTGAGATGATGCGGCGGGAAGGCTATGAACTCGCTGTGTCGAAACCCGAAATCGTTACCAAGAGGATCGATGGCAAGTTGATGGAGCCTGTCGAGCACCTGACCATCGACATCCCCGAAGAATTCGTGGGAGTTGTCATCGAGAAGCTCGGCATGCGCAAAGCCGAAATGCAGAAAATGCATAACCACGGCTATGGCCGCGTCCGCATGGAGTTCCGCGTACCGAGCCGCGGCCTGATCGGCCTTCGCAGCGAGATGCTAACCGACACCCGTGGAACCATCGTCATGAACTCGCTCTTCGATGGCTACACGGAGTGGCAGGGCGAAATTCCCCATCGCCTCACCGGAGCGCTTGTTGCGGACCGTCCGGGCACCACCACGGCATATGCTCTTTATAACCTCCAGGAACGCGGGGAACTCTTTATCGGCCCTGGCGTGGACGTGTACGAAGGCATGATTATCGGCGAGAATTCGCGCGATAACGACCTCGACGTGAACGCCGTGAAAGAGAAGAAGCTCACGAACATGCGGTCGTCCACTGCCGACGAAGCCATTCGACTGGTCCCGTTCCGTCCGCTCAACCTGGAGCAGGCGATCGAATTTATTGCCGACGACGAGTTCGTGGAAGTTACGCCGAAATCCCTGCGCCTGCGCAAGAAGATCCTTCAGTCGAACCGCCGGCCGCGGAAGAACGTGGCCCCGGAAGGCGTGGAAGTAAAGTAA
- a CDS encoding LemA family protein, protein MTLIIILVVIALIIFFIIGLYNSLVQLRVRADSAWSDIDVQLKRRRDLIPNIVETVKGYAAHEKGTFENIAKWRSAAMSATTPAEVAQAENQLTGALRQLFAVAEAYPQLRASEQFTSLTQSLQEVEDAIQNARRYYNAVVRDYNTKIQSFPANMIAGALGFQAKQFFELSSPQEREVPQVKF, encoded by the coding sequence TTGACCCTGATCATCATTCTTGTAGTCATCGCCCTCATCATCTTCTTCATCATCGGGCTCTACAACAGCCTGGTCCAACTGCGGGTCCGCGCAGACTCCGCCTGGTCCGATATCGATGTTCAACTGAAGCGCCGTCGCGACCTCATCCCGAACATAGTGGAAACCGTGAAAGGCTACGCCGCACACGAGAAGGGGACATTCGAAAATATCGCGAAGTGGCGTTCCGCCGCGATGTCCGCCACCACTCCCGCGGAAGTGGCGCAAGCTGAGAATCAGCTCACCGGCGCGCTACGCCAGTTGTTTGCCGTCGCCGAAGCTTATCCGCAACTGCGCGCCAGTGAGCAGTTCACGTCGCTCACACAATCCCTGCAGGAAGTGGAAGACGCAATCCAGAACGCACGCCGTTACTACAATGCCGTGGTGCGGGACTACAACACCAAGATCCAGAGCTTCCCGGCAAATATGATTGCTGGTGCGTTGGGGTTCCAGGCGAAGCAGTTCTTTGAACTCTCCTCGCCTCAGGAGCGAGAGGTCCCGCAGGTGAAGTTCTAG
- a CDS encoding RNA methyltransferase: protein MPVSGELIVVLVSTRNPLNIGAAARAMSNFGFTRLRVVNPYDVAFREARSAVGAAELLASAKSFASVADAVADCHLVVGTTAGTNRELDHPIRTLPFGGGLIRKQLVSGNVALLFGSEKRGLSNDDLAHCHWLLQIPTREAHPSMNLGQAVAVCLYELARDPKIRVETALTPRATAAELERLTQVLLEALDASGYIKPKTAAVTKEKLRRMVRRMKLAPADAETLLGMLRKVAWKLKSQK, encoded by the coding sequence GTGCCCGTGAGCGGCGAACTCATCGTGGTGCTGGTTTCAACTCGGAACCCACTGAACATCGGTGCGGCCGCGAGGGCGATGAGCAATTTCGGATTTACCCGGCTGCGGGTCGTGAATCCGTATGATGTTGCGTTTCGAGAAGCACGGTCCGCCGTGGGCGCAGCCGAACTGCTTGCTTCCGCCAAAAGTTTTGCGTCGGTTGCTGATGCAGTTGCCGATTGCCATCTCGTCGTCGGCACCACAGCCGGCACAAACCGCGAACTCGATCATCCCATCCGCACCCTTCCTTTCGGAGGCGGACTGATTCGCAAGCAGCTGGTGTCCGGCAACGTCGCGTTACTTTTCGGTTCGGAGAAACGGGGTCTCTCGAATGACGACCTTGCGCATTGCCACTGGCTTCTACAGATCCCCACCCGGGAGGCGCATCCTTCGATGAATCTCGGCCAGGCGGTGGCGGTCTGCCTCTACGAACTAGCTCGCGATCCGAAGATCCGTGTTGAGACGGCATTGACGCCCCGCGCGACGGCCGCCGAATTGGAGCGGCTCACCCAGGTATTGCTAGAAGCACTTGATGCCAGCGGCTACATAAAGCCGAAGACGGCAGCGGTTACGAAGGAGAAACTGCGGCGAATGGTGCGGCGGATGAAACTCGCTCCGGCGGACGCGGAGACACTACTGGGGATGCTGCGGAAGGTGGCCTGGAAGCTGAAGTCGCAGAAGTAG
- a CDS encoding response regulator transcription factor, whose product MLKLVVADKQPVFRAGIAKVLAVEDEMRIVAQAQTPDQLPMALERFRPSVVVCSVNFYPDVHSLAQAVAKVKGRLVLIADSGENNAAYLSAGAHGVVYRNVTGPALLDCVRNVARGDTYVQDNAVPTEVSENDMVGARVVDRLTNKELRIVALIVQGYKNKEIATELGTTEQVIKNYLRNVYDKIGVSDRLELALFTIHHRILAEAAAATSASSSLPPDTTKAASVS is encoded by the coding sequence ATGTTGAAACTTGTAGTTGCTGACAAACAACCTGTGTTCCGAGCCGGTATCGCCAAGGTCTTGGCGGTGGAAGACGAGATGCGCATCGTGGCCCAGGCCCAAACGCCTGACCAACTGCCGATGGCTCTCGAACGCTTCCGCCCCAGCGTGGTGGTTTGCTCGGTGAATTTCTATCCCGATGTGCATTCCCTTGCGCAGGCCGTGGCCAAGGTCAAAGGACGTCTGGTGCTGATCGCCGATTCCGGCGAGAACAACGCGGCCTACCTCAGCGCTGGCGCTCATGGTGTCGTGTATCGCAACGTCACGGGCCCGGCTCTGCTCGACTGCGTTCGCAATGTCGCGCGGGGCGATACTTACGTGCAGGACAACGCTGTCCCCACGGAAGTCAGCGAAAACGATATGGTCGGGGCGCGCGTCGTGGACCGCCTCACCAACAAGGAACTCCGTATCGTCGCCTTGATCGTCCAAGGATATAAGAACAAGGAGATTGCCACCGAACTCGGAACAACCGAGCAGGTGATCAAGAACTATCTCCGCAACGTTTACGACAAGATCGGCGTATCCGATCGACTGGAACTGGCGTTGTTCACCATTCACCATCGCATTCTGGCGGAAGCCGCCGCGGCCACCTCGGCCAGCAGCAGCCTGCCTCCGGACACGACCAAGGCCGCCAGCGTTTCCTAG
- a CDS encoding cold-shock protein, which yields MEQGTVKWFNDAKGFGFITRQSGEDVFVHFSAIQSNGFRSLQEGQTVQFNVVKGPKGLQAESVQVL from the coding sequence GTGGAACAAGGAACAGTAAAGTGGTTTAACGATGCAAAGGGCTTTGGTTTTATCACCCGTCAGAGCGGCGAAGATGTATTCGTGCATTTTTCCGCGATTCAGTCGAACGGATTCCGCAGCCTTCAAGAAGGCCAGACGGTCCAGTTCAACGTCGTGAAAGGCCCCAAGGGTCTCCAGGCCGAGAGCGTTCAGGTTCTCTAA
- a CDS encoding ABC transporter permease, with product MWRIPQEVKYALRTLLKRPAFSAIIVVVLALGIGANTAIFSVVDAVLLRPLPFPEPDRIVQVWHVPPARSFPGLKKFALSPANFLDWQKESTSFESMSLMGNGTATLTGSGDPQSITGTRVSPAFFSVLKATPLLGRTFTPEDGSTSSPKTVILSESFWKINFGADKNIVGRNLVLDGEPFTVVGVMPEKFTFPTYTPTTKIWTCLQFTPKEAAVRGNHNYLAIGRLKSAVTLDQAQAELSTIASRLESEYPADNAGWGSLIVPLREELVGDVRPALLVLLGAVAFVLLIACANVANLVLAMTLSRRKELAIRAALGASRSDLIRQVVLETVLLSLAGGVLGLFFAHLGVQVITNFLSDSLPRTGAIQLDAPVLLFTFAIAILTGLLSGIIPASRFAKGDVNDALKQGLGRTDADSGGTRTRSVLVVSEVALSLMLLVGAGLMVRTFFHLQNTSPGVDPKNVFTTFIPLPEAKYDTAEKRRGFYTQLRDKIRALPGVESVAYIDSLPLQGGSNQPILIEGRPVLQMADQPEVHVRNISPGYLNTMKVPLLRGRDFSDSDTSGTPPVILISQSLAREFFPNEDPIGKHISLDLTDKYLELPVTPREIIGIVGDVNMVGLDSDRSNAAVYLPSLQVSTGYMTLVVRTVNQPGALTTAVANAVHALDPTQTLVGTQTMEEVVSESLAHRRFTMILLVAFAGLAMVLAAVGIYSVLSYAVRRRVREIGIRMALGAQVRDVVRMIVMDGLKPTIIGVVLGFAGALALGRVLASVIYGVSSRDSLTFAGVSVLLVTVALLATAVPAYRAAQVEPVRTLRDE from the coding sequence ATGTGGCGAATTCCCCAGGAAGTTAAATATGCTCTCCGCACCTTGCTGAAACGACCGGCCTTCAGCGCAATCATAGTGGTTGTACTTGCCCTCGGCATCGGCGCAAATACTGCCATTTTCAGCGTGGTAGACGCGGTTCTCCTGCGGCCACTTCCATTTCCAGAGCCGGATCGCATTGTGCAGGTCTGGCACGTGCCTCCGGCAAGAAGTTTTCCAGGACTAAAGAAGTTCGCGTTGTCGCCCGCTAACTTTCTCGACTGGCAGAAGGAGAGTACCAGTTTCGAAAGTATGTCGCTGATGGGGAACGGTACCGCAACGTTGACCGGCTCAGGCGATCCGCAGTCGATTACCGGAACCCGAGTGTCTCCCGCATTCTTCTCGGTGCTGAAAGCCACACCGTTGCTGGGCCGGACATTTACCCCCGAGGACGGCAGTACCAGTTCGCCTAAGACGGTAATCTTGTCTGAATCGTTCTGGAAAATCAATTTCGGTGCGGACAAGAACATCGTTGGGAGGAACCTCGTTCTCGATGGCGAACCGTTTACGGTCGTCGGCGTCATGCCGGAGAAGTTCACCTTCCCTACCTATACGCCAACAACGAAAATCTGGACCTGTCTGCAGTTCACGCCGAAGGAAGCGGCGGTCCGCGGCAATCACAATTACTTAGCGATTGGACGCCTTAAGTCGGCCGTGACGCTGGACCAGGCACAGGCGGAACTTTCTACCATTGCCTCGCGACTGGAAAGTGAGTATCCCGCCGACAACGCCGGGTGGGGCTCGCTGATTGTTCCTCTGCGAGAAGAACTGGTAGGTGACGTCAGACCGGCATTGCTGGTGCTGTTGGGTGCGGTGGCGTTTGTGCTGTTGATAGCCTGCGCCAATGTTGCGAACCTTGTGCTCGCGATGACGCTGTCACGCCGAAAGGAACTCGCGATCCGCGCGGCGTTGGGAGCATCTCGTAGCGACCTGATTCGGCAGGTAGTGTTGGAGACTGTGCTGTTATCGCTTGCCGGCGGAGTGCTTGGACTGTTCTTCGCACATTTGGGCGTCCAAGTGATTACCAATTTCTTGTCAGACTCACTGCCAAGGACAGGCGCTATCCAACTGGATGCGCCCGTATTGCTTTTCACCTTCGCCATAGCAATCCTTACCGGACTCCTCTCCGGCATCATTCCTGCATCCCGCTTCGCGAAGGGCGATGTAAACGACGCATTGAAGCAAGGCCTTGGCCGAACCGATGCGGACTCCGGAGGGACACGGACGCGGAGCGTCCTCGTTGTCTCCGAGGTGGCGCTGTCGCTGATGCTCCTGGTTGGCGCGGGCCTGATGGTGCGAACGTTCTTCCACCTGCAAAACACGAGCCCCGGAGTGGATCCGAAGAACGTATTCACTACCTTCATCCCTTTGCCGGAGGCGAAGTACGACACAGCTGAGAAACGCCGTGGCTTCTATACCCAGCTGCGTGACAAGATTCGTGCACTTCCGGGAGTCGAGTCGGTTGCATACATCGATTCGCTTCCCCTCCAGGGCGGATCGAATCAACCGATCCTGATTGAAGGTCGTCCCGTGCTACAGATGGCCGATCAACCGGAAGTGCACGTTCGCAATATCAGCCCCGGTTATCTCAACACTATGAAGGTTCCGTTGCTGCGAGGCCGCGATTTCTCTGATAGCGATACAAGCGGTACACCGCCCGTGATCTTGATCAGCCAGTCACTCGCACGGGAGTTCTTTCCGAACGAAGATCCCATCGGAAAGCACATCAGCCTCGACTTAACCGACAAATACCTCGAGCTACCCGTTACCCCACGGGAAATCATCGGCATCGTGGGAGATGTGAATATGGTAGGGCTGGACAGCGATCGGTCCAATGCAGCGGTGTACCTGCCCTCTCTACAGGTGTCAACCGGATACATGACGCTGGTGGTCCGTACTGTGAACCAACCCGGCGCCTTGACAACGGCAGTGGCGAACGCCGTGCACGCCCTGGATCCAACCCAAACCCTGGTGGGCACTCAAACCATGGAAGAAGTTGTTTCGGAGTCGCTAGCGCATCGCAGATTCACCATGATCCTGCTGGTAGCGTTCGCCGGATTGGCTATGGTACTTGCCGCGGTAGGGATCTACAGTGTCCTCTCTTACGCGGTTCGCCGCCGTGTCCGAGAGATCGGCATCCGGATGGCGCTCGGAGCCCAGGTCCGTGACGTAGTCCGGATGATTGTGATGGACGGCCTGAAGCCGACCATTATCGGTGTGGTGCTCGGATTCGCAGGGGCCCTGGCTCTGGGACGTGTGCTGGCCAGCGTGATCTACGGCGTCAGTTCGCGGGATTCGCTGACCTTTGCGGGTGTATCCGTGCTCCTGGTCACCGTTGCCCTACTGGCGACCGCCGTTCCAGCGTACCGAGCCGCCCAGGTGGAGCCAGTACGCACTTTGCGCGACGAATAA
- a CDS encoding ATP-binding protein: MPIAIPLNGVLESGFTLFIAGVVLVERRGRHEPLDPKRQIEIRTLLDSMPESVVIVDIKGKIVDANATASRLSALSREQLLGMNVGEFARRLDGEAADRLVKFRKPIISRALAGEAVQGERREVRHPVSGEPISLLVSANPIRNEQGELQGALLIARDVTELTQLQQRLADTDRHQAIGHVAAGIAHDFNNTLQTISQAVAVLKMAPDKPATEQKVFLDMIENAVRRGAEVISRIRDYLLSGKSVPGEVDLRSLVEDAIELTRPMWQAAGVSIQRELKQLPKVRGNPADLRRVFTNLIINGVQAMPHGGTLLIGCEDSEKSVHVWVRDTGQGILPEIRKQVFNPYFTTKPGGTGLGLSGAQKILLELGGNISFQSEPGRGTQFDLQFPKREENQERKSA, translated from the coding sequence ATGCCTATTGCCATCCCGCTGAACGGAGTTCTGGAAAGCGGGTTCACCTTGTTCATTGCTGGTGTGGTCCTGGTGGAACGCCGGGGCCGGCACGAGCCTTTGGATCCCAAGCGACAGATCGAAATCCGCACCCTTCTGGACAGCATGCCGGAGTCGGTGGTGATCGTGGACATCAAGGGGAAGATCGTCGATGCCAACGCTACGGCTTCGCGGCTTTCCGCATTGTCGCGCGAGCAACTGCTGGGCATGAATGTGGGTGAGTTCGCCAGGCGATTGGACGGCGAAGCAGCGGATAGATTGGTAAAGTTCCGAAAACCTATCATTTCGCGCGCACTGGCCGGAGAAGCGGTGCAAGGCGAACGGCGCGAGGTGCGCCATCCGGTAAGTGGAGAACCGATCAGCCTGCTGGTATCGGCGAATCCCATCCGGAATGAGCAAGGTGAGCTGCAAGGCGCACTTCTTATTGCGCGGGATGTCACGGAGTTGACTCAACTTCAACAGCGCCTGGCGGATACGGATCGCCACCAAGCGATAGGGCATGTCGCGGCGGGTATCGCCCACGACTTCAACAACACTCTGCAGACGATCAGCCAGGCTGTCGCCGTGCTGAAGATGGCTCCGGATAAGCCTGCCACCGAACAGAAAGTGTTTCTGGACATGATCGAGAACGCTGTCCGGCGCGGCGCCGAAGTCATTTCACGTATTCGCGATTACCTGCTCAGTGGAAAGTCCGTTCCGGGCGAGGTGGACCTGCGCTCGCTAGTTGAAGACGCTATCGAACTGACGCGTCCCATGTGGCAGGCGGCAGGAGTTTCCATCCAGCGCGAGTTGAAACAGCTTCCCAAGGTTCGCGGCAATCCAGCGGACCTACGCCGGGTGTTCACGAACCTAATTATCAATGGCGTGCAGGCAATGCCACACGGGGGGACTTTGCTCATTGGCTGTGAGGACTCCGAAAAATCGGTTCACGTATGGGTGCGAGATACTGGCCAGGGAATCTTGCCGGAGATCCGCAAGCAAGTCTTCAATCCTTATTTCACGACGAAGCCCGGGGGAACGGGGCTGGGTCTTTCTGGCGCACAGAAGATCCTTCTCGAACTGGGAGGAAACATTTCGTTTCAGAGTGAACCTGGTCGAGGAACGCAATTTGACCTGCAGTTTCCGAAACGCGAAGAAAACCAGGAGAGAAAGAGCGCCTAG
- a CDS encoding zinc ribbon domain-containing protein produces MPVYDYFCEACKKEFELTLTLHEHDDERIKCPKCGSKKVHQIAAAFTAVTSKKS; encoded by the coding sequence ATGCCGGTTTACGACTACTTCTGCGAAGCCTGCAAAAAGGAATTTGAATTGACACTAACCCTGCACGAGCACGACGACGAAAGGATCAAGTGTCCGAAATGCGGTAGCAAGAAAGTCCACCAGATCGCCGCCGCATTCACCGCAGTGACGTCAAAGAAGAGCTAG
- a CDS encoding PilZ domain-containing protein produces the protein MSETRTGKRFELKLPISIEASDSAKKLDGITDNLSAAGVYLRANSQFKVGSKVTFEITLPRDVTGADVDVKLQCRGTVVRTESGNSPDKTGVACVIDGYEFVRAT, from the coding sequence GTGTCCGAGACACGAACAGGGAAGCGGTTCGAGCTAAAGCTGCCAATTTCAATCGAGGCCTCCGACTCGGCTAAGAAACTGGACGGAATTACCGATAATCTAAGTGCGGCTGGTGTGTACCTCCGCGCCAACTCGCAGTTCAAGGTCGGCTCGAAGGTCACCTTCGAAATTACGCTTCCTCGGGACGTGACGGGGGCGGACGTGGACGTGAAGCTGCAATGCCGCGGAACTGTGGTTAGAACTGAATCAGGTAATTCTCCGGATAAAACCGGCGTCGCTTGCGTCATCGACGGTTATGAGTTTGTACGCGCCACTTAG